GGGAATGAGGGAGTGAGAGCCTAGACCAGGCAGGTGCCTGGAGGTGCTAAAGTGCTTTCCCAGTGTCCCCTCATCTGTCCTCAGTCAGGAAGAGAGTCTCATGCCCAccgggggaaactgaggctggagcaGAGGCTCAACTTGACCAGCACCACCCCTCGCCCTCACATAGCCCCAGCTCCACTGAAGAGCAGATTTCCCCCATCTCAGCTCAGTGTGTCCTGggaagcaggcagggaggcaCTGGGGGTCACTGCCCAGGTGAGAGATAAGGGCCTGAGACCCGGGGCAGTGAACCCAGGGCAGAGCCTCCCACAAAGCAGGCCCAGTGCCCTAGGAAGAGGACTCAGGGAGCTAAGGGGTTAAGGGTCACTGCTGACAGAAGCAGCTCTGCCAGGCGGAGTCCTCAGTGGGCTTTACATCTGACTGCCAGGGGCCATCATTCACTGTCAGGGCGGTCTGAGCAGTAAGGCTGGGACTGGCAGCAACAGAACCCAGGTGGGGTCCCAGGAAAAGCCTGCAGCTCCTGAAAGGCCTCCCCACCCAGGGAAGGAAACCTAACTCTGCACCATTACGCTCACACTGTGGGCCCCCCTCTctgctggggagagagggcaggcCACAGAGTCCACCGGCCGCCACACCTCAGTGAGGATGGGCAGACTGGATGGGGGTGTGGCTGTTCTGCCAAGGGCAGAGGCCAGGATATCTTCACCCAGCACCACTGCCCCCTCTCCAAACTCACTGCTCTCCAGAGATGGCTGGGGCCTTTGCCCTCTCTGCTGGAGGAAGCTggggcccccagggcctgggatgggATGGAGAGGATTACAGTTGTCAGCATGGGGGTGGTCACAGCAGGGGTTGCCCCTCCTCTTCACCCCCCTCCATGCCCACAGCTCTGGGCATCTGGcagcccctccctgcacccctggAGGCCCACCTGCCTTATCCAGCACCTCTCAGCAGAAAGCCCAAGCACAgcaatgaggaaacagaagagagggagagagagagagagagagacagagggaggggaagagagaggcccCCTCTGTCCAGCGTGGCTTCTCTGCAGACCCAGAGCgcccactgccacccccacccccatcctggcaCAGCTGGGCcaaggagggtgagggagaaggcagggagacGGAGAGGGGCGCTGTGGGACCCCAAGCCCAGGCTTCTTACCCTGGGCCCTCTCCCTCCACAgccacccctcctgccccagggggTCTCGGACACCACGGGGAGCAGGGAAGTCCTTCCCTCGAAGAGGAGGAACCAAGGGGATGGGAGGGCGAGTGGGGACCCACCGGGATCTAGAGATGCCAGGCAGGCGGGCAGCGGGCAGGCAGCAGCGAGTGCTGGAGACTGCTGCAGCAGCTGGACGCGACCGGCTGGATGCACGTCCCTCCGTCCCTCTGTCCACCCAGGGCGGCTCCTCTCTGGGCGGTTCTGAGGCCGGGCGGGCGCTgttaaaaagctttttatgtgtgtgtgtgttaatcaCATGATTGCCGTTCACCTGTATTTCGAACAAAGACAGCTCACTGTTTCAAGGCCCCGAACAAGAGTCTGGgcacagggaagagaagggaggcggggggaggagggttggCAGCGCCGGGGGTGGCGTCGAGGAAAACTGGGGGGAGATTGTCCAAGGCCGGCaagcgagagaaagagaaaaccctTATCAAACTCCTAATTCACTGGGCTCCGAGGCCCCAGACACACTGGCCCGATTGTCTGGCTGGTTGTGTGtgcgagcatgtgtgtgtgtgctccaaTGTccgttccccccacccccaacatgccTTTGCCTCGTGTGACTACCTCATTGTGTCCCAttacccacccccctccacccccttggCCTTTCCCAAGCATGAGGCCTTGCCTAGACCCCCTTTGCAGCCCCATTCCAGACAAGACTCCCTTGGGGTGGGCCTAGGGCCTTGCCCAGCCGCTGAGCTCAGAACCGTACATGGTCGCCAGCGCGGCCCGGGCTCCATCTGCCCCCTCCATGCTCACCCACACCTCTGCCTCGACACCCACCCTCTGCGAAGACAGAGGGGCTGTGACCTTTGCGGGACAGACctgggaaaggggagaggaaaaggagcCTTGGGTGATGGgcgggaaagaaaaaggagagcgATCACCCCACTGGGGAGGTGGCTGAGGACAGAAGTGGGCAGAGAGGCGGGAGAGGGAGGTAGGGCAACTCCCCACCCTTTCGGGGTGGGGGTGTGCAGGACTTCATGACAACCCAGCCCGAgatacacccccccacacaccaagAGAGCATGAACCCAGTGTGGAGGGAGCTGGGGCCCCAGAAGACTTTCGGACCTACTTGAAGAGGaccccccccagcccagccccatgGCCAGCCCCCCAGGAACTTCAGTCCTGCCTCTCTACCTTGAGCCAGCCCAGCCCTTACAAGTGCTGCGCATCTGGTGAGAAGGGCCCAGGGGGGCAGCTAGGGCCTCTGCTCTGGGCGGGGGCTATCTAGCTGCCCCTGCCTCACCAGGTATGGACccgcgtgtgctctctctcgccaTATGAGCGGAGGCAGAGGGTAGCCTGGGTCGGGGTGGGAGGCAGGTGAGGCAGGCTGAGAAGCAGCGTCCCTCCGACCACAGTAGGCACTCCCTAAGCATCTTAAACCAGCGATGCAGGCCAGCCGCCCTCGGATGTCCACAGAAACTTCACCTGTGTTCTCCTCATCCAGCCCCAATCCTTTGCCACCTGCCCATCCCACCACCTGAGGCAGAGGTTGGGGGTCCCAGTTGGGCCCAATTTTCCTGCAAGCAACAGGTTCTGACCCTGCCCACCTGCATCCCTTGGCTTGCCTGGCCTAACCACCCCCACTCCTACACCTCCCTGACTAAGCCCAGGCCCCAAGACAGGCCTGGGACAGCAGCgcctggagctggggtgggggggcctggcGGAGGAGCCCTGAGTGTTGGGGATGAAGGACAGCGCTGGAGGCTCcaccttctgcccttccctccctcccctccccctccccctctcccccctccttccttcccagccctCCGCAGCAGCTCAGTGCTCAGTCAGTCTCGGGCTGTCCGGCCAGGGTGGTTGGTGGTGAAGTTTCAGGCTCCGTCCTGACGAGGCCGTGGCCTGAGGCTCagggccccccagcccctccctcccagcccaccaGCGTCACCCCCCAGCCCCGAGCTGGACCGCACACCTTGGGACACGGTTTTCCACTTCCTAAGGACGAGCCCCAGACTGGAGGAGAGGTCCGAGGAGGTGAGTGAGTGCGCAGACCGCTCCTCGGCTCCTGCCTTCCTGGGCCCCGGCCTGGGACCCTGCGGTGGGGCGTGGGTGGAGAGAGACTGACACCCGCATCTGCCCCCCATCCAGCTCCTCTAGACCCCAtggggggcaggcagaagggAAGACGGAAAGGTGAGAGAAAAGGTGGGAAATTCCAGGAGCCAGGATTAGAGCAGAATAAAGAGTccgtttttcttcctttccatcaacAAACCTCCACCcaaaaagaggtttaaaaaaacccaaacccaccCACACCAAGAGACGGTTGGGACCAGGTGGTGGGAAGACGCGGAGGCGGGCGCTAGGAGGCCGAGCCCGGGTCTGGCATGTGCGCGGGCCCCAGGGGCTCTAGCGAGTTTAGGGGGAGCCGAGCGGGCGCCACCTCGGGGCTGTGCCCGCGTCGCGTCTCTGGCTGCCGTCGGGGCTGCGCGCTCGGCCGCTCCATCGCGCCCTCCTTCCCGTCCAGGTGGGCGTTGGACTCTTCGCAAGGACCCCGGCGGCGGGCCCCGGGGAGGCggccgaggcggcggcggccgggggcgacatggcggaggagcaggaccTATCCGAGGTGGAGCTGAGCCCCGTGGGCTCCGAGGAGCCCCGCTGCCTGTCCCCAGGGAGCGCGACCTCGCTGGGGcccgacggcggcggcggcggcggcggcggcggatcGGGCCTGCGAGCCAGCCCGGGGCCCGGCGAGCTGGGCAAGGTCAAGAAGGAGCAGCAGGACGGCGAGGCGGACGATGACAAGTTCCCCGTGTGCATCCGCGAGGCCGTCAGCCAGGTGCTGAGCGGCTACGACTGGACGCTGGTGCCCATGCCCGTGCGCGTCAACGGCGCCAGCAAGAGCAAACCGCACGTCAAGCGGCCCATGAACGCCTTCATGGTGTGGGCGCAGGCGGCGCGCAGGAAGCTGGCCGACCAGTACCCGCACCTGCACAACGCCGAGCTCAGCAAGACGCTAGGCAAGCTCTGGAGGTGAGCGCCCCCGACTCGCCTCCGGGGAGCTCCCGCGGGCCCCCTAGCTGCGGGTGGATTCAGGCTAGACGGGCACTGCCCGGGGCCCTTCTCGCGGGGGCAGCCACCGCTTTGATGGGACTGGAAGACCAGGTGTGGGCACTGGGCCCGCCCTTCCCCCCACGAGTACCCCCTTGAGGTTGCACTGGCTTAGAAGTCCAGCGGCCTAGGCAAGGCTCCCCACCCGGGGCAGCGGACCGGAGGGCGCCCCCTCGTGGTTGGAATTCTGTCGGTGGCAGGCGAAGGGCCTGAGCTTCTTGCTGGGGGGGTGAAGGCGAGAGGGAGGGGAGGATCCCGAGGGCCCCACTCCCAAGGCCTTCACCAACGGCTTTCCCGCCAGCACAGCACACTCTCATAGGGTGCCACCGCCACCAGCCCCAGTGGTCAGGGGGATGCCGGAGAAATGCTTGGGAAAGAACTGGAGGCCTGGCTCAGGAGAGGCAGGGAAACTAAGGCAGCCAGATGGAGAACTCGGGGGCAGTTCAAGGAAAATAAGGAATTCAGACAGGAGTCTTTGAAAGAGTGAAGGATGGAGAACTGCCAAGGGCAAATCTGTCACTGCAGGATCCCGTCCTGTCCCAACTGCCTTCATCGTGCCTTCCTTATCCTCCCCTCCTTTGGGCGCTCGTCTCTTTACCCTCTAGGGAAGGGGACACACAGAAagaagtctcccctcccaccctgtccCAGAGCTGCcaggcctgcctctctctcccttcctcccccagtccGGCGCCATCTTCTTTTGCAGGGCCCCACCCAGCGTTGAGTAACCTCCTacccctccagccccagagctggaGCTGAGAGCCCTGGCCAGGAGGAAACCTTGGCCCCTCTTCCTACCCAGCTTGCCTCAGAGTCCTCAGTTCCCTGGGTCCAGCCCAAACCTCTGGAGAAAAACATGCCCCTCAAAGAGGAAGTCTGCCACCCCTCACCTCAGGTCTGGGGCTCAGTCTGGCCCCTTGGGTTATGTTGAGCAGGGTAACAACCTTGGGTTGTGTTGAGGGTGGGACACCTCCCACCTCAGGTGTCCTGGGCAGCTCAGTAAAAGAACAGGGGTTCCAAGAGATGCAAGCCTGCAGAGACCACCAGATTCCCCACTAGACTGCCCAAGAGACAGGCCTAGAAAGGCAAAGGGACCTCAAAGGCCACAACACAGCTGGTGGCAGAGCAGGGCCAGAACCCAGTCTCCTAACTCTTTGTCTCCTGGTCTTCCCCCACACTGTCCTTGGTGACAGTGGTGGGTCACCCCTTCACTCTAAAgtgtgatggggggagggggagggcagagaaggggagagcaGGAGTGAGGCGCACCTGAGTTTCAGAAAGTGGGGGCTTCTCAGAGGAGCCggcctccctcctgctgctgcccaCCCCTTCTGGGCCCCAGCATAATGGAGATTGGGCCTAGAAGGCCAAAGGTTTAGGGTAATAGAAGAAGCAAGAAGGTCCCCCAAGAGACCCAAGAGGGATTCACATCCAGCCCCGTGACCCCATGTGTTTGCTGATGGCGTGGTGCCCCTTCATCTCCCCGACTCAGCCCTTAGCACTCTGCTCATCCTGGGCAGGCAGGCTCTGGGCTTCGTGGCCAGCCTGCTGTGTCGACTCAGAGGCTCCAGCTCTGCCCAAGAGCAGAGGTCAAAACTAGCTCCTCTGCCCAAGGTCCATCTGCACCAGGGTAGGGCGCAGCCCAGGCCAGTACCCTTGGTGCTGTGGGACAGAGAAGAGCAAATGAGAGACAGACAAccaggagggagacagacaggcagGTGGAGCAGGCCTGGGGGATCAGTAACAGACCACAGCACCAGCCCAGTGGCAGCATCAAAGCAAGGATGGACCCCCACTTCTCCCTCAACCCATTGCGAAGGATTTAAGACTGGACCCTCCATTGTCCCTGTCCCTGTTCCCCCAGCCCAGAACCCTGGGCTTGGGCTCTCTCGGGGGGACTAGTTTCTGGCCATCACTGATTGGCCCCAAGGGCCAGTCTAGTATAGGGCCATCAGGAAAGCAGACGCCGCTTGCTCAGGACCCAAGCCCAGGGGTAGGAGGGTGGCAGGACAATGACAAGGATGAAAGGCTATGCCCACAGGTGGGTGGGACACCTGGATCCTGGGTGGGGGCCCCTCCTGAAATCCCTCCCAGGCCTCCAGGAAGGGGGATGGGCTAGACAGGCAGAACTGGAAAACAGGGCCCTAAacccaaaaagagaaagacatgagGACAGACAGCTTGGGGTGCTGGAAGTAGGTTGGGGTCGGACACACCAGCGTCCAGGTCCTGGCTCCTAAGTGGCTACGTGAGCTCTGACAGTCAGGCTAACCTTCAGGGCCCGCCTGGGAAAGGACTGTTGGATGCTGATCACATGCTGACGGTTGTACATTGGTTGACATGCCCAGAGAGAGTAATTAGACCCCAGAGACTAGAAAGGGGGTCACAGGCTGGAGCCTCTCCTGACCCCCAAGTCCACAGGCACCTTCCCTGACAGGAAGAACAGATGGAACAGCAGCCGGTGCCCCCACCTTGggagcctccccgccccccccccgtcGGGATTTCCAATTTGCAGGGGTAACCAGCCTACCCTCTCCTGGCCCCTCTTCCAAACCTTGGAGACCTAGAGGACGGAGGCCAGGTGGAGAGCAAATGAAGATCAGGTTTGCAGTTAGAGTTTTGGGTGACGTGGGGGCCTGGAGGGCAATGCTGAGCGAGGCTGGTGCTGGGGTCAAGATTATATTTGAGGTGGTTTACTTGGTGGGGGCAGGACGGGTATGGGGTTaggagagaatgagcagagcTGAGGTTGGGGTCGGGGCTTGGAGGCTTGTTAGGCAACTGTAGCCGCTGAAGGACAGTTGAGGGaccgggctggggtgggggctgagggctgggggttgggggggctggGGGTCAGGATTCTGTCAAGGTTAGAGTACTGCTGGGAACTAGCAAGGGAGGCGACAGGGTGTGCTGTGTTTGAATCTTCCCTCTCTCCATGCCCCCTACTGTTTTCTGATTCACACCCAGTTGCCAGCTGGACAGAGGGCACAAGGAAGGTTTGGGGTAGGAGAGGAAGCTCAGTGTCCCCAGCCATTCCAGAGCCTCTGTGCTGGGGCCTTTGGCTACGGGCTGAGCCTGCTCTGCGCCCTCTAGTGCggctctctccccgccccccaacacacacacacacacacacacacacacacacacacacacacacacacaccccttcggGGCCAGCCCCTCTCTGCTGGCCAGCTTTCCTGaggcctggctggggtggggattggggtggggggttggccGGCATGGCTGGGGGAGGAAGGCTGGAGCCCACTCCCTCACCCCGGAGGAGGCACTGGTCTAGGGTCTTCATGCCATCACTCAGCTAGAGGGACCCTTGGAGAAAGCTGCCTTAGGGCTGGGTTCTGgcagcctggggggagggggcggcggggttggggggggaggctAAGCTGCACAGGAATGCTGCTGCCGGCTAGGAGGTGCCTGGTATGACCACCCCCTCCCATCCTGGGCAGGAGGGCTAGGCCTTCCTGACTGGGGGAAGAGGGCACccactggggagggggtgggcagctgGAGAGAGAGGCCCTTTGGGCAGGACAGAGTCGTGCCCACACTGTCCCTCACGTCTAGGATCCTATGAGTTTGTTCTTTCCCCTCAGCCCCCTCTGCAAGGTACCCTATTCTGCCCTCCTCACCcaggggcatggggagagggTCTGTCGGCCTCTGTCCCAGGGTCTGGGAAGAAAGTCTAGCTTCCTCTAGCCTCTGTCACCCCCTGGACAAGGAGATATGATCTCCCCCAGGATGCCGTGACCCCGCATAGCGAAGGGGACTTACATCCAGCCCCTTCGGCCACACCACACTGGAATTCACAAAATGAGCATTCCAGAGTTGAGAGGGCCCACCCCAGGTCCTCCTGTCCAAGCCCCCCAGCAGTAGTAGAACAGCACCTGTTTCTCAAGGTGCCCGCCCTCCATCTCCAGGCCTTGTGCAAAGTGCTTCACACCCAGGACCTTGGCCAATCCCACCCCCAGTGAAGTAAGCATTATCATCCTCATTTGATAAgcaaagaaactaaggctcataGAAGTGATTTGCCCGTGGTCACACGGCTAGCCAGTAGCAGAGACTGGACTCTTCCCCCTCACTACACTGTTGCTCAGTTTGCATACCTCCAGCTCCAGTGAGCTCACCACCTAAGGAGGCAGCCAGCTCTACCTGCAGACAGCTttgataatgaaaaatttttttctttccttgaactGAAGCTCTGTGTCAATCAAAAGATctattcctggggcacctgggtggttcagtcagttaagcatctgacccttggttttgtctcaggttgTGAGCTTCTCCTGactcctggggtcgagccccaacCTTGGGCTCCtcaagcagagtctgcttgtccctccccatccccctctgccccccccccatcgCTTGTGTGCTCGCACtcgcacgcacgctctctctctctctgtctctctctctctcgggtaaatgaataaatcttaaaaaaaagaaaagaaaaagctctaTTCCTACTTCTAACTCCATCTTCAGGGTTGCCAGGAGCAGCAGGCTGATCCCTCTCACACCCCAGCCCCTGAGAATTTAGGGACAGAGATCAGAGCCTTCCGAGCCTGTGGTTCCTTAGGCCTCACTTGCTAGTTTATAAATCAAAGAGCaagcccctgccctgggccctgcctgccctctgggCTTGCCATCCCCAGACCTCATTTGTTTGAGGGCAGAGACTCACGCTGGCCCCTCTCCTATCTCCCCCAACTGTACCACCCCAGGCTGCTGAACGAGAGTGACAAGCGCCCCTTCATTGAAGAGGCGGAGCGGCTCCGGATGCAGCACAAGAAGGACCACCCGGACTACAAGTACCAGCCCCGGCGGCGGAAGAACGGGAAGGCGGCCCAGGGGGAGTCAGAGTGTCCTGGCGGGGAGGCGGAGCAGGGCGGGGCTGCCGCCATCCAAGCCCACTACAAGAGCGCCCACCTGGACCACCGGCACCCGGGAGAGGGCTCCCCCATGTCAGACGGGAACCCCGAGCACCCCTCAGGTGAGCGCTGGGCTGATGAGCTCTGGATGGAGAGAGCCTGGGCACTGGGGAGAGGCGAGGTCTGGCTGCTGTGAGACCGGGACCCACAACcggcctgggggctggggaggccgCCAGGCTGCACAGTAGCCCCAGCTGGGGTGCAGGGTCCCGGAGGGAGCTCAGTGGGAACTGAGACGCCAAAGGAAGTGGCTGGGCATGATGGCTCGGGCTGATGGAAGAGGGTGCAGCTGCTGAGTGAAGAGGCCAGTTAAGGAGGCCGTGGAGGCCAAGGGGTGAGTTACAACCGGAAAAGCAGAGACAGGATGATTTTGAGAAATGGGAGATCAGATGCAGGAGAGATCATTGCCGGGAGCCACAGCATGTGATGTGGAGCAAGTGCCACGGAGGGGCCAGACATAGGGCATCTCGTTGCATTTGCATTTATGAAAGTAGCAGCtaacattaattgagcacctactgtgtaccaggcacccTAATTGCCttatgtgtattaactcattcaatcacTCTGAGCTGTGATGAGGCAGCCACACTGCCTGGGCTCAGACTTGAGCTGTGTGACAAGTGACTCCCATGTCCTAGATGAGAAAATGGGCACAGCTGAGTCTGAGCGCAGGCAGCTGGACTCTGGGGCCTCTGCCAGCATCAGTACTGCCTCGCTCATGTTCGTACAGTGTACAGAATGCCATCCGTGGGCTTGGGCACACAGGAAGTCTCCGTAAGCACACTTCTGCCCTCAGGAGACATGCCCAAGTCCTCCTTTGTGCCAGACCTGGGAGCGGACACCAGAAGCACCAAAAAGAGAAGCTCCCTGGTCTCAGAGGTCCACAGTCTAGAGGGAGGAGTAGGgatgaaaatgaatgaagaagaaacaaGTGTGCATGAAGCCTGTACCTTCCAGAAGGAGGCCATGTCTGAGCCGCTTGGTATCATCTCTGTTTTACTGATAAGGAGACAGGTTAGAGAAGATGGGCATCTTCCCAGGATCACACAGTAAGTGATAGAAccaggattcaagcccaggcGGCTCTCAAAATCCAGAGCACTTGGCCAGTGCAGGACCTGGCATCGCCTCTGGTCTGAGGAGGGAGACATGGGCCGGCCCTCAAGGAGCCCCCAGTCTCACAGACCATGGACATGTTCTCTCCCTGATGGGATTCCCCAGTCCGGCTGTCTCTCCCACACACTTACATACCTTACCTTCAGAGATTCAGggacacatcacacacacacacacacacacacacacacacacacacacacagagcagaagACCCCAGACCGCATACCAAACAGCCACCTCAGAATATAACTGTGGGCATGGGCTTTTTCTCAGCCCTCAAGGCCCAGCTCAGCTTCCTCTCCTCAGGGAGACCTTCCCCAGGTCCCCAGGACAGGGTGGGTGGCTTCCTCCTCTGGTCTCCTGAGCCCTCCAAATATCCTGTCACTTCCGATGCCGCCCTCCAGTTCTGTGTGAGTCTCTGGATCCTCCACCAAGACACTTGAGCTTGTGAAAATAGGacccattttatttatgtttgtatgCCCTGCACCTGGCACCGTGCCCCCTaagcatttgctgaatgaatatgtGAACGAGAAAAGAGAGGAACAGGGGTGGAGCAAGTCAGCTATCTAAGTGTCCTCCTGATCAAGCAAGGAAAAGCAGCTGGAGGGACGAGGGGCAGCACAGCTGAGCGAGAGGCTGGTGGGGTGGAGTCagagggaaggcttcctggagtgAGGGGCCCTTGAGCTGGCTTTGGGAGGACGGATGGGGCTAGAGGGGACACATGGCTGTTTGGGggccaaggggggggggggaggaggtaCAGGCAAGCTAGCCAAAGTGAAGCAGTCAGTAGCGATGAGGGCAGGCGAGGTCGGCagcaaggagagcagcaggcagaagccAAGCATGCGCTCAAGAGA
The sequence above is drawn from the Zalophus californianus isolate mZalCal1 chromosome 9, mZalCal1.pri.v2, whole genome shotgun sequence genome and encodes:
- the SOX10 gene encoding transcription factor SOX-10, with protein sequence MAEEQDLSEVELSPVGSEEPRCLSPGSATSLGPDGGGGGGGGGSGLRASPGPGELGKVKKEQQDGEADDDKFPVCIREAVSQVLSGYDWTLVPMPVRVNGASKSKPHVKRPMNAFMVWAQAARRKLADQYPHLHNAELSKTLGKLWRLLNESDKRPFIEEAERLRMQHKKDHPDYKYQPRRRKNGKAAQGESECPGGEAEQGGAAAIQAHYKSAHLDHRHPGEGSPMSDGNPEHPSGQSHGPPTPPTTPKTELQSGKADPKRDGRSMGEGGKPHIDFGNVDIGEISHEVMSNMETFDVAELDQYLPPNGHPGHVGSYSAAGYGLGSALAVASGHSAWISKPPGVALPTVSPPGVDAKAQVKTETAGPQGPPHYTDQPSTSQIAYTSLSLPHYGSAFPSISRPQFDYSDHQPSGPYYGHSGQASGLYSAFSYMGPSQRPLYTAISDPSPSGPQSHSPTHWEQPVYTTLSRP